One genomic segment of Belonocnema kinseyi isolate 2016_QV_RU_SX_M_011 chromosome 2, B_treatae_v1, whole genome shotgun sequence includes these proteins:
- the LOC117167937 gene encoding nucleolar protein 14 homolog — translation MAKVKNKKSKLADVYAKKRKRQQAQKTLTPFEIHVNRDKRKVLGQKSKADRGLPGVARTKAIAKRKGTLLQEYKVKDKDNILLDKRIYQKNPHMTEEDKALARFAKQRMKAHSKKNIYNLNDDEILTHRGQAIMDIEKFDNPSSDDDQEVSDEENRGGRLNKKFLEEAHFGGGLLSMPGSESSRKSVIEQLIADSKKRKAERQKTREETEELTAKLDAQWKDLLPQLVKPNKELEKPAEKPRLDDYDITVRELKFEARGQATDKLKSEEQIAEEEHVKWEKLEEERLKRMAGFLENDLYGKHKSADDLDDGYQKETVDGEENNEKSDDENAKLKDSASEGDSEDGESEEEEEEEEEEGDVDEEVEDEEKEVKVKEKEKLNPEADAETENESESEEEDDEDNLSDLKMIDSSSEDETPQKFTSSKTKSKTEPVIEPKRVGQKLKNTTVIEDVKVNESLKEAGDKLLESARANLPHTYTVPETYEDLKKLLKNHDQDHQSVIVERIIKCNHWLLANGNREKLLGLFEHLLMYIDCLDFSSEDNIVKSFQIVDRLCPHLYDLAHAGAENAKKCFQEIIKAKHEQFEENKKKYPGINLLIFLKLASLIFPTSDFRHPVVTPCLVFMSQILLRCSVKRKSHIARGLYVTTLMLEYTLLSKRFSPSAINFLRGLLYISMPKPVNNATIKVIPPFKKQGEFSCLLALDENVINAKIDLDKCKMKALDLLEEEIDSDFKIRVFLLTVNLISEFRKLYEELEASYSIFEPILKMLKSDFIKRYPKNLRPKVKELIGELEAMKSKKLEHIVREKKKPKTLRLYEPRIERVYEGRRHKKMTGEKAEKEKMLHKIKRETKGAIREVRRDTAFLAKLKIKEQIKNDQERKRKVREIFGDAAVQQSEFNKMKRQK, via the exons ATGGCCAAAGtcaaaaataagaaatcaaaGCTAGCTGATGTCTACGCAAAGAAGCGTAAGAGGCAGCAAGCGCAAAAGACCCTGACTCCCTTTGAAATTCACGTAAACAGAGACAAGCGAAAAGTTTTGGGACAGAAAAGTAAAGCAGATCGAGGACTGCCAGGTGTTGCACGAACGAAAGCGATCGCAAAACGAAAGGGAACTCTTCTTCAAGAGTACAAAGTCAAAGACAAAGATAATATTTTACTTGATAAACGAATATACCAGAAAAATCCTCACATGACTGAAGAGGACAAAGCATTGGCTAGGTTCGCGAAGCAGCGAATGAAAGCccacagtaaaaaaaatatttacaacctAAACGATGATGAAATATTAACACACAGAGGGCAGGCGATCATGGacattgaaaaatttgataatcCAAGTAGCGACGACGATCAGGAAGTGAGTGATGAAGAAAACCGAGGTGGAAGattgaataaaaagttcttggaAGAAGCTCATTTTGGGGGAGGATTATTGTCAATGCCGGGTTCAGAATCTTCTCGAAAAAGTGTGATCGAGCAGCTGATAGCTGATTCAAAAAAGAGGAAAGCCGAGAGGCAAAAGACGCGGGAAGAAACTGAGGAGTTGACGGCAAAACTTGACGCTCAGTGGAAAGATCTTTTGCCGCAGTTGGTCAAACCGAATAAAGAATTGGAGAAACCTGCAGAAAAGCCGAGACTTGACGATTACGATATTACAGTGCGCGAATTGAAGTTCGAAGCGCGGGGTCAGGCGACTGATAAATTGAAATCCGAGGAACAAATTGCTGAAGAAGAGCATGTCAAATGGGAAAAGTTGGAGGAAGAAAGACTGAAAAGGATGGCAGggtttttagaaaatgatttgtATGGCAAACATAAGTCTGCTGATGATTTGGACGATGGATATCAAAAGGAAACAGTGGATGGTGAAGAAAACAATGAGAAGAGTGATGATGAGAATGCTAAGTTGAAGGATTCTGCATCTGAGGGTGATTCAGAAGATGGTGAAagtgaagaagaagaagaagaagaagaagaagaaggagatGTAGATGAAGAAGTGGAAGATGAAGAGAAGGAAGTGAaggtaaaagaaaaagaaaaactgaaTCCAGAAGCTGATGCAGAAACTGAAAACGAGTCAGAATCTGAAGAAGAGGATGATGAAGATAATTTATCTGATTTGAAGATGATCGATTCTTCTAGTGAAGACGAAACACCACAAAAATTCACATCTAGTAAAACTAAATCCAAAACTGAACCGGTAATTGAGCCAAAAAGAGTGGGGCAAAAACTGAAGAATACAACTGTAATTGAAGATGTTAAAGTAAATGAATCTCTGAAAGAAGCTGGCGATAAATTGTTGGAGAGTGCTCGAGCGAATTTGCCACATACGTATACAGTACCTGAAACCTacgaagatttaaagaaattgctaaaaaatcacGACCAGGACCACCAGTCAGTGATTGTGGAAAGAATCATAAAATGTAATCATTGGCTTCTGGCGAATGGAAATAGGGAAAAATTATTGGGGTTGTTTGAACACTTATTGATGTACATAGACTGTTTGGATTTTTCGAGTGAAGATAACATcgtgaaaagttttcaaatagtggacag GTTGTGTCCCCATCTTTATGATTTAGCTCACGCAGGTGCTGAAAATGCGAAGAAGTGCTTCCAAGAAATTATTAAAGCAAAGCACGAACAGTTTGAGGAGAACAAAAAGAAATATCCTGGCATAAACTTG ttgatatttttgaaattagcaTCCCTTATTTTTCCTACATCGGACTTCAGGCATCCGGTGGTTACACCTTGTTTAGTATTTATGTCACAAATACTACTGAGGTGTTCTGTTAAAAGGAAAAGTCACATTGCTAGGGGATTGTATGTGACTACTCTTATGTTAGAG tacACGTTACTCAGTAAGCGATTTTCACCTTCCGCCATAAATTTTTTGCGCGGTTTATTGTACATTTCGATGCCAAAGCCCGTAAATAACGCAACGATCAAAGTAATTCCACCCTTTAAGAAACAGGGAGAATTTAGCTGCCTATTAGCACTTGATGAAAATGTGATAAACGCAAAAATTGATCTTGATAAATGTAAAATGAAAGCATTAGATCTCCTCGAGGAGGAAATagattctgattttaaaattagagtttttCTCTTAACAGTCAACCTAATTTCTGAATTCAGAAAGCTATATGAGGAATTAGAAGCTTCATATTCAATATTTGAACCAATCTTAAAAATGCTCAAGTCTGATTTTATTAAACGCTATCCCAAAAATTTGAGGCCAAAGGTGAAAGAACTAATTGGAGAATTGGAGGCaatgaaatcgaaaaaattggAACACATCGTGCGTGAGAAAAAGAAACCAAAAACGCTGAGATTGTATGAACCACGAATTGAGAGAGT